Part of the Engystomops pustulosus chromosome 4, aEngPut4.maternal, whole genome shotgun sequence genome is shown below.
ACTGAATAATTATCCCAAATAGTATCCTAGAAGTATCTAACTCTAAAGACAATTGAGACTGTTCAGTTGGTCGACTCAgaactgtacatatttataaaagCAAGTAACAGTCAGGCCAAATCTTAAAGACTTAAAGTTGCTGCTTTATACATTGATCCTCTTCTGTACCGTCAGCTCAAAGTTCTCTGTAATTGACGCAGTTCCCAAGGAATTAGATGCTGCCATAAAGACATAATTTGTAACATCCACAATGTGAAGAAGTGTCCTACATTACCACCAAACTTCATGAATACAAAGCAGCATTGGCATGGAGGATGAATGTAGTGTTAGGGAAAGCAGTTTGCCTCATAGCAGTGGTCCAACCCCAAAGATGTATAACAAAAGGCAGCCACTGGGCTCCCTCGCTGGTAGTGCAACCCATCACTCAAGGTGTTGTAATTATGATGCATAAACTAGGCTCATAAGTTTGGCACTTCTAAGATGTCCTCTTCGTAAGAAACCAAGCAGCGCGAGGATCATCTCAACTTACGTAATtaaccaaaaataaaaatatagataCCAAGCGAGGTTGTCATACACAGTTTTGGGTGACTGTATAGCTTGCCCCTTTATCGACGTCTCTAAGAACTTCCATGGAAACGTAGTGAACTAGACCTTTTCCATCAGGGACTTCATAAATTGCCTTTCCATGGGGGTGATCTATTAGGCCACATGTGAATGTGGCTTAGAATACATAGGCAAGACTTTTTGAGAGCTCCGGACCACCTGGGGGATATAACACATGTACGTGACACCCCCCTGGCAAGACATGTGCATCTGATGCATAGAGGGGACCCAAGGAGTGTAACGATTTATGGGGATTGTCACAGTGCCATTTCCGGAGAGAGGTGGTGACTGGAACAGAAAAATCCTGAAGGTTGAGACCAGGTGGATCCACAAATTAAGTGGACAGTGGCACCAAACGGTCTCAATGAGCAATTACTGTTTACCTGTTTTCTTTGACATCATACACTACACATGAGCATTAGTTTGTTATTAATTATGTAACTTTGAAGGATAAGTCTGTCACGAATTATGTACTTCTGAAGTATCAGTAGACTTTGCTGATACACACCTTGAGCTGTACACTGACAAGCAAAGTCTTAAATAAATTTGCTGCACACGACATTTACCTCAATTTTATTATCCTTATGACTAGCCTTGGAGTGGGGCATATATAGGGTTAACACGCATTGTTGGTGGCCACTGCCACAACTTTCACATCCCTAATGTGCGTGGCAATATTTGCGTGTTAGCCTGTTTTTACCTGCTGTCTTACTAGCCAGTACATAGCATGCTGATCGCTACAATGCCGGAGCAAGCAGTGCTAGCGGTATATGGTCGCTATAGTGAGCAGTAAACTATTCACCCCTCCTTGAATAACAAACACTCAGCTGACAGCACATCAGTGGGTGGAGCTTACTGGTACTTCTGGTGACACGTGTCAGTGGGCAGAGCCTACCACCACTTTCGGTGATTCGTGTCAGTTGGTGGGGCCTCCCGCCACTTCCGGTGATGCGTGTAAGGTGTGATGGCGGCAATCCCTGCATGTGATTGGTGTGTGAGTATGAGGAGCTGGGGGAGCAAGGGTATTTTGATATCCCTTAGTAACCCCATACCAGGGGCCACTGTATCTAACTGTTAATGTCCGCATTTCACCAATGTAGACCCTTTGATGAATCCCATGTGTGAAGAAACGTGTCAGGGTGGGGGGATGCTGGGGGTATTTTTGATTTTACATAGGGCAAGTCTAAATGGtcctgcccttgtaagggcgggagacaACTTCAGGATGATAGGGAGAGTGTAGGGGCACCATTGATTTCTCCTCACATCCATTCCTCCCCAGGAGAGGACTTATACTCCCGGCCCCAGGAACCCATCAGGTTCCTCTGTACAGACACCAGCATGTATGGTAAGATGCAAATATTTTCTACTACATCTATGTGTCTGTAAGAGATCAAAACACTTTCTATCTGAGGATTTGGTGTGCACATTGTTTCATCCCAGTGATACTGGGACCATCCGGGCTTGGTGCGCTGGAGGATATTACTGTTATTTGATATTATTTAGATGttggtttttaatgcatatccaataaaaagttatgaattttattTATCTCACTTGACTGGCTGGTATAAGATCATCTCAACTTAATTTACTCTAGCTGCCAGCTACAAAAGACTGGCTGTACACCCGTCCCACAACCACAAAAAAGGAAACACAAGACACCGTTTTGGGAGAAAAAAGGtaggggtcggccacagctttattgctaACACAAATAAAATCACAGACCTGTGATGAAACCCAGACCCTTAGCCCAAATTTCACCTTGCATGccgggccccgcctccgcggggtcATGTCCTAGTTGGTCTGTCAGGTGATTTGGGCTAAAACCGAGAGGGTCaaaattccaccacaggccaacaatcacaaaaaattaaaataacaataaccaaataaaCATCAACTTGcaatacaaaatacaaatatacaaaaaactAGGGAGGGCGGGCGGTtgtctcttgagcgcggagcagtccaaagaggaagggctagctccgcgctcaagctTTAATATCCAGCGGGCCACTGCCACCCAGTGGCCAAATGGGCAACCAATCGGTGGCTCGGGTTAAAGGGCAGCAGGAGGGGCTGTACTATAATGTATGGAGCacagccagtcctgcagccccccgacttagacagcctgcgggctgagcaggAGTCCCTTCAAGGTCCCACTCAGAATTTGGAATGTCTGCACATAGGGGCTATTTATCACACGCTGCACTGGATGTACCTGCTGGAGGCCTACGCAGCATTTATTTCCATGCTGGGTCCTACCTGGCGTAAATATTCCTAAGCATGTGACATTTCACTATTGAAAGTTGCCTGCTGTAGCTTGTGCGCCGGTATGGGGTGGGAAAGTCCGAAGCCAACCCACTCTGCCACAGGCCCCACCCCCTTTCACTTCCCTCCATGTcccccttggcatggagctgttGTGAAGGGGGAAattattgcaagtgctagcatttgcaattatttttagGGCCTCTATACCAGTATTCTTTGCCCTGAATGGAAGAAAATGGATAATATCAGCAACCCTCAACTATTACAATTGCTCAGCTGATGGCGAGGGCCCATACAAAGGGTTAACAGCCTTAGAGTTCAGTCTTTGGCTCATCCCCGGCATATAAAGAGTTTACACAATGAGCGACTatctctgggaaaaaaaaaaatggaaaaaactgtTCCAAGTCAAACCTGAGTATTGCTCAAACACATCTATAACCAACATCACACTGCACAAAACAAAAGGGGTCACAATAAAACCgtgaaccaaaaaaaaatgtttctggaaGCACAAAGGGGGCACAATTAAAGACAATTAAATCAGCAAAGCACAATGAGGGGTGGCACATGTAAAGGGGGGGGTGGTGGTAAGATTTGGTAATATTGAGTGCACCAGTAAGGGGGTCACATATAGAAAAGGGGACTAGTCATATAGTTTCCTCTGTGCGGCTCCATGGCCGTGATAGGTGATAAATATCGAGCAAACTATAAATGTAGTGAAAAGCTACAAAGTGCAGAATGAGAAAAACTTTTATTGTCTGGAGTCTTAGAACTTTATAAAGAAAAGTTTTCAAACTGAAACTTTTTGCCCTCGGGACTAGTGTGATCTCCCTGGACGTGCTACTTTCATCTATAAAGGTGACTCTGGGTAATAACGTAACGTCTGCTACACGTACAGACCAGAAGATCAGACGCTGAGGCCCCTGCAGGcgactccatctcctcctccggtGAGTCCCACAATGCAACGTGCTGCGTCTATCAGGATTGTGCTGACCCCAGAGCAGGTTTTTCTCGTTTCTTactgtttttatatattgtattttgtaGATCATTGTCCTCAGTGTAATATTGTACAGTAACATTGTCCTGGAGCTCGGACTGTTCCCTATAAACTGCTCTGGGTGTTTGTTCAGAAAGATGTCGATAaactaaaatgcataaaaatacaaaattagaaaaatataaacacaatataaaatatGTATCTGTACAATGTTATACTGATATTTCTCTATATCGTATTGTTCTAATCTTCTCATCTTGTATTTGGATACATTTTAGTAAATAACATTCTGTGGATAAACATTATATACCGGATGGATCCGCGGATCAGTTTCTCATTGTCTGTTTTTGCTCTTTTTGCCTCTTTTGCTTCTATTGATTTATTTTCCTCGTTATTAATAGTGAGTAATATCCAATGTTATATTTCCCTTCTTTAGTTCAGATGCATAAAAAGGTAAGTACATGTAAGTATAATCTGTTGTCaggcagttactgtatatactgtatataccgctGTGCCGGACTGGGATGCCTAGGACCCAGCAGTGAAAGATATTCTGGGGTCCCATCTACTGatatttaatgtatatttttagACAACGATGGAAACATTTATTTACATTGGGTTTAAAATGCTTTGCGAATGAAATGGGCATAAAGTCATTATTTGTTATATTaaaaatgcaaatatgttttgaGAAGCAATATTTCTCCTTGTGTTTGCAATGTGtgtttcccctcatattgtagcccctctcatctctccctaatattctatcccctctcatctccccctcatactgtatcccctctcatctcctccctcatattatatcccctctcatctccccctcatattgtgtcccctctcatctccccctcatattgtatcccctctcatctccccctcatattctatcccctctcatctcctcatattgtatcccctctcatctccccctcatactgtatcccctctcatctccccctcatattgtatcccctctcatctcctccctcatattatatcccctctcatctcccccttatattgtgtcccctctcatctccccctcatattgtatcccctctcatctcctcctcatattgtatcccctctcatctccccctcatattgtatcccctctcatctcccgctCATATTGTAtccactctcatctccccctcatattgtatcccctctcatctccccctcatattgtatcccctctcatctcctccttataacGTATCccatctcatctccccctcatattgtatcccctctcatctcctcctcatattgtgtcccttcatctccccctcatattgtggcctctcatctccccctcatattgtatctcctctcatctccccctcatattgtatcccttctcatctcctcctcatattgtatcccctctcatctccccctcatattgtatccactctcatctccccctcatattgtatcccctctcatctccccctcatattgtatcccctctcatctcctcctcatattgtatcccctctcatctcctcctcatattgtatcccatctcatcttcccctcatatggtatcccctctcatctccccctcatattgtatccactctcatctccccctcatattgtatccactctcatctccccctcatattgtatcccctctcatctccccctcatattgtatcccctctcatctcctcctcatattgtatcccatctcatctccccctcatattgtatcccctctcatctcctcctcatattgtgtcccttcatctccccctcatattgtggcctctcatctcctcctcatattgtggcctctcatctccccctcatattgcatctcctctcatctccccctcatattgtatcccctctcatctcctcctcatattgtatcccctctcatctccccctcatattgtatccactctcatctccccctcatattgtatccactctcatctccccctcatattgtatcccatctcatctcctcctcatattgtatcccatctcatcttcccctcatatggtatcccctctcatctccccctcatattgtatcccatctcatcttcccctcatatggtagcctctcatctccctcatgTTGTGACCACTCACTTTCCTTCATATTTTGACCCccatctcatctccccctcatattgtgacccctcatctccccctcatgttgtgacccctcatctccccctcatgttgtgatccctctcatctccccctcatattgtgtctcctctcatctccccctcatattgtgatcccTCTCACCTCGTCCTCAAATGGTGGCCCCTATCAACTACCCCTCATATTATGGTAACTCATACATGGTGAAACAAACCACAGGTCCCAAATATCCCTTTTTATGGATTCTGTCTTGTTCTATAAATTCTCTGTCCTCTAGTAacttagattttttattttacacagaCGGTCATAAGAGACATTTTGGAgattatttatttcttttacagATGTGTCCTCTTTTACCTTTGCTTTAGGCAGGACATTTTTTTGAGTAAGTTTTTTTATGTAAGCATCCCCTTCCCTCCTGATAGTTTTTGCAATTTATTTATGTGACTGCAAACAACCCAAATAGCAGAAAACTCTGATTTATCAAGGGTCAAAAGCCACTAATAGATCTGATCGGCAGCAAAGCTCAAAAGACAGACATGAAACAGTCTTAAGGAGCCACTTAATGATAAACAACCCCCCATGAAATCTAATGAAGAAGGTAATTTACCACAAAGTGTGAAAGATTGAGGTTAGTCCACTCGGTCTAACCCTACAAATTACTTAATATAAAACAGGAAATATAATCATATGAATCTTAATATATTTGTAGTGATAAACATTGaatatttcttaaaaaacagTCTCCTATTTTTGTGTCAAAAACTTAGAATAAATGGTGTTTTtgtgaataaacaccaaattgtaatgataaaaaaaattgtaggatttattatttataattattaatattaacgtatggaatacaatacaatattcaTTTCATACACCAATCAAAAACTTTAGagaaaaatttcatttttaaagtAAAATAATATGCTGCTACCTGCTACCGACTTACcgtacatacaaattaaacttaagaacaaacctacagaatgtatcttgtacgtaacctggggactgtctgtatactaaAAAGAGGATGGAAAATAAAGATCACCTGATACATCACTTTCATTTGTTACAGACATTGACCATTGTAGAGGTCCTGGCAGTAGAAGCTTTCGAAGCTCCTGATGATAAGTCACatactgaactgaactgaggCGAAAGGATAAAATTATTCCAGTGGTCCCAGTTAAAAATTCAATGAAATAATCTTGCTCAGGAAAAAAGAAATCTACGACGTCTGAATCTAGGTCATACGCCAGGACTATGAATGTGCACTCAAAAAATATTAGTCTGGTGACAGAAATATTTCTCTTGGGATTTCAAAACCTACAgaatttaagaactttcttttTTCTGTTGCTTCTGCTCATCTACTGTGCGACCatatgtgggaacctcctgatcatTGTGGTGGTGTCCTCCAGCAGATCCCTCCactctcccatgtacttcttcctgaCCCAACTCTCGTTCTCCGATATCCTCCTCACCACCACCATCGTACCCAACATGCTCCACGTAATGCTGCATGAAGGAAGTTCCATGTCTTTCGTAGGATGTTTGATacaattttacttgtttattgccACAGAGGCCTTGGAATGTCTTCTCCTGACTGTGATGTCCTACGACCGGTATCAGGCCATCTGTAACCCTCTACACTACACCTCAATTATTGACATTCCATTCTGTGTAAAATTCATTTTCTTGATATGGTTGATaatttttttcatgattttgatGTTTTCCATTACAATGAGTCAATATCAGTTCTGTGGACCCAACACCATTGACCATTTCTTCTGCGATTTAGATCCGACATTACAACTTTCCTGCTCAGACACTTCATTAGTCAAGATTGAAAGCATGATACAGGTTATACCTATAGTGCTCTGCCCATTTACTGTAATTATTGTCTCTTATGTGTATATTATCTTCACTATCCTAAAGATTCCATCTGTGACCGGGAGGCAAAAGACCTTCTCCACCTGCAGCTCTCACCTGGctgtggtctgtatatattaTGGGACAATTATTTGTATCTACTTATTTCCGAATACAGAAGGTATAAAAAAAATCCTCTCCCTGTTCTATACAGTTGTCACTCCCATTTTGAACCCCATAATATACAGTCTGAGTAACAGGGACAT
Proteins encoded:
- the LOC140128762 gene encoding olfactory receptor 11L1-like, which encodes MNVHSKNISLVTEIFLLGFQNLQNLRTFFFLLLLLIYCATICGNLLIIVVVSSSRSLHSPMYFFLTQLSFSDILLTTTIVPNMLHVMLHEGSSMSFVGCLIQFYLFIATEALECLLLTVMSYDRYQAICNPLHYTSIIDIPFCVKFIFLIWLIIFFMILMFSITMSQYQFCGPNTIDHFFCDLDPTLQLSCSDTSLVKIESMIQVIPIVLCPFTVIIVSYVYIIFTILKIPSVTGRQKTFSTCSSHLAVVCIYYGTIICIYLFPNTEGIKKILSLFYTVVTPILNPIIYSLSNRDIKQAFRKLMNKAHSTFQINLLKGLSPLAIKYR